CAGCGCATAGTGGGATTACCTTTTTAACCAGGAGCAAAATTTGGTGGTAATAGTATGCTGTACTGAACTGTAAACAGTATCAGAAAAAATACAGATACAGCATATTGCAATGCATCCATCTAATATTGATTTTAACCTCTGCATCtgttttttctttgcacatttctTCTTCCCTCCAGCTATACTTGGTATGCTGTATGAGGACAAAGAAAGACTGGACTTTGTCTTCACCATCTATCACTGGTGTCAAGCCATAGCAATCTTCATAGTTTACCTGTGGTCAAACCTGGCAATGCGGGTGagagatctttttttttctttgcagttcaaCTTTTGTACATTTAGTACATTTAGTACATTTGGTACATTCCTTTATgaacacaagtttttttttattttctcttaatctctctatttctgtttttcatttgaatgttttttcatttgaatgtttttttcttgtgtcgTGTGACCCCTGAGACTGAGACTATTTATTTTCTGCTGATTATAACACTCCATTATACCATCTTCAAGGCAATGAttgtctctccttttctcattTCTTTTTTGGTTCTCCTTTTCGGTGACCCCCGTGGTCGTACCAGGCGAAGctgtccatcctcctcctcacgtTGCTCCTGGCGATGTTCTGCTACTGGCGCATGGAGCGCAAGCTGGCCAAAAAGGATCAGCCCCGGCTGCCTCGCATTCCACGACCACGGCACAAGGTCTCTGAACACTGGCACTGCCAAACGCTTTTAAAATCGCCATTCATTGGCTGCAATTGGAAATACACACAGTTTTTTtatgaatatatatttttggcTTTGTGCCTTTTATTTGATATGACAGAATAGACAGGaactgagtgggagagagatatgaggtatgggttgggaaatgacccaggctggacttgaacctgggtcccacAGGCAATGTTGCCTATTCAGCCACAACACCCCCACACATACAGAATCTGTTACTCCTTTCCATCTCCTCTAGCCAGTCTGTAGTGCCTCTGAAACGGCTCCCTTCTTTGTATTATCTCCCTTTACGTTGTATGAATATTCTTCCATTACTTTCCTATGGGAAACACTCAGAACGTTCAATACCTCCCATCCCATATGAAACGTTGTGTCTCCATGACAATCCAATCCCAAGAGAATTGATACACACTGTAGATTTGTCCTTTTTGTACATTTTGCTAATGTCATCACTAAAACAACATGAAGATAGTAGATGGGCACGACAGAATATTTCACCCAAACAAAGCAAATGCAGTGATGTAAGTCAAGCTTGTTAATTTCCTGTCCAGGTTGGTAATATTACGGTTCTGCTTACTATAGGACGTGTCGTGCACACAATTTCTAGCAAGACAAGTTTTAGTTTTAGTAGTATGCACAGGTCTGCATAAAAGGCTAGTGTTCAGTTCCTTGAATTCAACCATATGGCCTTCTACAGAATACCATTAGACCAGAACAGGGCATGAAAGAGTGGAGAATGGTCTCTTCACTTTCATAATGCAGGAGCAGGCCATGTGATAGAGAGTAGAAATTTCTCATCTTGCAGGTCTGACCtccttcacacagacacatggggAGGTTCATGCATGATGCAAAGTGACACCAAATGCGTTTGCATACATTTGATATTTATCTGCATGGTGTTTCATACATTTTCATCCCTGGAAGGATTGTTAGAGTACAAAAAAGGAAACTGACGTGAAGACCCAGATTTACTGAACTGTGTGGGAGTTGTGCAACTTATTGCCTTTACTGAGAGTTACATAAGCTTTGATAGCTGATAATGAGACGAccatttaaacattttttttattactgttaTACACATGATATACACATGAACATCAAATACAGAAAAAACTAATCCATCCCCCTGCCAGGTGCCAATCACAGGTGTGCAACTAACTCATAAACGCTGTTTCTGCCCCACCGTCGCTATGACAACCAGGTGAAGGGCTACCGCTATCTGGAGGAGGAGAACTCGGACGAGTCGGACTCGGAGTTCAGCGGCGACGAGGAGCACGAGGACGGccatgatgatgaggagggacacggcacggaggaagaggaggtgctgGCCGAAGCCGTCGTCAGACCGGACGGAGACGCCGTGTCCATCGGCTCCCAGGATGCACCTGTGCCGCGTGGTCGTCGACGGCGCCATGACGACGCCTATGAGCAGGCAGGTGTCGGAGAAGAGTACGCTCAGCGCATGTGACACAGGAAATAGAGGCAGGAATAGCATCACAGGACCAAGATAGGAAGGAAACCATTAGGAGGGAAAATGTAAAGGGAAAGGTTGACCTATTTTTTTAAAAGCATGCTGAAGTGGAAACTGATGTGAGAGTTGCAGTGGAGAAGTGAAGACCGTGGTTCTTTGAAACAGGAAGTCTAAAAGGAGAAGTAAAGCAAGACAGGTGCACAGGGAGGATTGTTTCCATGGTGATGCTTGAACCTCATTTAAGTTTTTCAGAGGTTGTGGTAATATGTTCCTTCTCCAGAAAGTTTCTGAAGTGTGTGTACACTTTTGTCCGTGATGTGTAAATCAAGGTTTGACATTTCACATATTTGTATATGTTGCTTCTTCTGAAAATACATTTTAGTGTTGTGGGTATCGACGGTACATgatcatttttatatttttttatgctGAAGTTGTTTTGAATGATAATTGATCTGAAATAAAATGATGTAATTTATGCATAATAGTGAAATATTCTCTTTTGTAGTTGTTCGTAAAATTACAAACACTCAGTAAAGAAAAGTTAAATGCAGTATTCATTCAGTCATATCAATATTTAATAGGACAACTAAAATCTAGTGTAAAACATACAgtcacacgtaaacacacaaataaaatcaCAGATGCAGGTTGAGGTGTGTGTTAGTTTATTAGTCATTAGGTCTGCTGCCTCTCTCCCCTTCTACTTccacccccttcacacacacatgcacacacacacacactcacacacacacacacacatacgggcgcacacacatccatctgtTCCATATCTCATTCTTGCGTCATCCAGTGATGGGCTGACACAGATATGGGGGTGGTCAGCTGCATAgtgtctctctcatacacacatacacacacagccggacaaaacgcatgcatacacatacgtaTACAGACGGCCTATATGGATTTGAGTGAGAGGAGTGGACTGAGCCAAATCTGCCGTGGCTACTAGTTCACTGTTCGTCACTGTGTCCATGTCGCCACTGGGTGTCACTGttggttttgtatgtgtgtgttggcgcgCCTGTGTGAGggtctgtggtgtggtgttgtgtggtgaggTAGGAAGGGGAGGACGAGAGGCTCTAATCTTGAGAGGCTTTGTTGCCCGCTGTGTGGAGAAGCCAGTGACGCCAGTGACGCCATCACTCTGAAACCGTTCACGGCTCCCTACCACAAAATTCACAGATAGTGATTGctttttgttttcctctttttttcagcTCCATTTCACATGTCAATTTTTCCCTTTGTTCGTGTCATTTTTTCCCCTTATTTATTGGATTCCTTTCTGCTTCGTCCTGTCTTGTcaagtcctgtcctgtcctgtcctgtcccgctgGTCTTGGTGGGTCTCCTATAGGTCGCCTTTCCCCTTAAGGCTGGACCCTGCGGATGGACTGGATCTTGGGGGTGAGGCAGTGGGAGCCCCAGTATCTCCAGCACTGGTAGTCTCCGCTGTGTCTCTCGCACTCCATGATGTACTGCTTGCCCCTGTAGCCGGGGTACTCGTAGCACACAAACCTGAAGGAggacacaacagacagacagacggacagacagatacacacagacacacacacacacacacacacacacacacacacacacacacacacacacacatacacacacacacacacggagagtgaGGATGGTGACAGCTCTCCCCTCTgtatacaatacagtatattcatGGAGACTAACCAGTAGAGTTGATGTTATAATTACGAATAATactacaaataaaacaaaagctTATCAGAATAAGCAGTATAGGTAGCCTGAACAAAACGACTGCTTGGATGAACGAGACATGTGCACGGGTTGAAGGAAACGTCTGCCAACGAAATATCCACTTAATGAATCGACCTGCTTCGGTGACGGGACATAGGGGTGTCAAGGCACATATGGGAATGAAGAGAGACGTGGGGGTGTCAAGGCACATATGGGGATGAAGAGAgacgtgggggtgggggtggggtgggagaggaATGTGTGAGATGAGGTGTGACAGGATGGGGCGGAGGGTACATGAGAGTGACAAGAGCAGGGCAACCCTAGCAACCCTAACCGGTAATGACAGAGGATGAGGTGACCTTGCTGTGTCGCACCTCGCATCCACCCCATCTTCTCCTTGGGATCGGTAGAGGGCTATAGTATAAAGCAGACCTAATTTGGAGCACCTCGGGCCAATCGTTACATGGCACTACTGTGATGTCACTTCACAGACGGCCATGTGCCGGAGCTTGCTTATTGCTTTGCTTTGTGGAATGCTGTAATGAAATGTCATTTATCTATTCAGTCACAGCCCCAAGGCTATATTAGTGAGCAAGAATTCTGGAGGATTTTAATTAAACAGCAGCTATCTGACAACACTGGTTTGACACTTGCCGTGGTGAATTTGCGTGCACTACAAATCAATTGACTTGGAATGATTTAAGGTGACAAGTGGTATGGTCCAATCTACCGAGCTTAAATAGTCTTCAAATGTTGTATACAACAGGTGAGTTCTCTTTTTTGAAGGCTGTGGCCCATGTGTAATTTGAGTTGTTTTAAAATGGCTTATCCATTATTTCCTGGTGTTTTTTGGTATTTCAAATAATATGAATACTATTTAATTTATGTTTGCTGCAAAAAACAGTTGCTAAGCTCCAGTTCAACAGAGTCTGCTCATCTGTTTTGATGTGTGTTAAGcccaaaagctacaggcaaacaaGAAGCTCTGTGTATTATTTGGTTGGTTCTGTTGCTTTCCTCGTCAACAAAGTCAAGATCATTCAATGGGAACATATATCATTTTAAATTTCAATCTTATTTAAATCTTATTTATCATCCTCATAAATCATTTTTTAAACTGTCAGTATGTACCTTTATTGTTATGACAGGTGACAGATGTGACAAATGCTACTTAGGGTCAGCACTTTTAAGActttgaataataaaaaaacggAACTTCAGAAAACTCACTACTAAAGAATCGAGCATTTCATAATGATCATAATCTTAAGCGTCTTGAAGAAAACTTCATTtttacaagcgtgtgtgtgtttgcagtcagTGTTCCTGACAGATGACGGTGTGAACTTACGCTCCGCACATAACGTGCATGGATCCGACCTCGTTTCCGCACCAGCCCATGGCCACGAGGGAGGGGTAGTCGTCACACAGCTCCGAGTTGCGGCCCAGGAAGTTCTCCTTCTCATAGATCATCATGCGACTGCTCTGGTAAGACTGCAggaccaagacagagagagatgacacaCTTCCAAGACCCTAcgttaacttttttcaccaccagccaaaatggctagtagattttgatcattttagccaaaacacactcactaatgggtcaaagtggcaagtaatttgtcttttctaccagccaaaccaaaatttcaccagcatttggccggttggctggtgttaatttagagcattgcacacttcacttcTCACTTCTTGCCCTAATGAAGGCCCTATAGTTGGCTGAAACATGGTGGCACTTATTTTAAttctttaagttcaaacatggACTAGCCTTTATATTaagggtacactgtgcaggaaatggacaaaaaaggtactgcaactatgctgctcattgaaagtgggctgcctattgtcaaattttatctttacatgaaagtttactaagtaataaacaaatattttctagtatggtccaagtagagtcatttttgcagctaaaaatggctctttttggacattcaaaatggcggaccatggagaagatccccattttcatgtatgaaaaatgcaatttttccagtcataatgaatacttcgaatttgatggtggtggtaagtattcatgaaaaaggtaacattggtgaatgggcagcatggattctgaaaataaacaattaaaaatctcacacagtgtccctttaaagtggttTTAtgttagaagagtgccttggtaCCCTGCTTTGTTATTAGAGTGAGAGATGAGTTGGGGATTAGATGTTCACTCTGCACAATACAAGTCTGGCCATATGGTAGATGGAGGGTCTGTAATTGTCCGCAACACCTGTCCAGGTGAGAGGGTGTGGTAGTGAAGGGAAGGGCAGgagaacagggccggattaatgcacaggctagatatggctgcagcctaggggaccccacctgccagggggagcctgattggccaaaagtgaaaaattgcagaatggtgacgatgcaatattgaaaacatGTATCAGTTGTGTTAAGTAGAGTTGGTTGATATGTTATCCCTAATTTCGATATTGTAATTATGGCACTGTCTAGTATGTGCATTTGtttcaaaatttgccttctggcggggcccacagcaacctgtaacctagggccccaggctatcttaatccggccctgtaggCAGGTGAGTAGGTGAGATGAGTAGACACAGCCTCATATGATGTAGACACTTACACATAACCAAATgataacctgcacacacacacactcacacacacacacacacacacacacacacacacacacacacacacacacacacacacacacacacacacacacacacacacacacacacacacacacttaaggctTTTTCCACTgcctggttttctggtaggcctacagctcgacacagagcGACTCGGGTGCCGATTTATGCTTTTCGATTGAGCACATCAAAGCTCaaccgtaaagcaaaaagtggcggccgagtcgcgctgtgtcgagctgtaggcctactaccagAAAACTAGCAGTGGAAAAGACGCTTTTCTTGTACAGGTCGTAAATGCACTTGGCCAAGACGGTTGTGGTGGTTCTGATTGGGAAACTCACAGCGCAGTAGATGGGGCGGAAAGACCACATCCACTCCACGTGGTAGGACAGGTTGCCGCAGTAGGCGTCCCAGTGGGGGTACTCTCCACGCTCCAGGATAAACTGCTGGCCCTCAAAGTCAGAGTGGTCATAGCCCACCCAGCTAAGGGGAAGCAGAGGGGAGATGCGATGATGAGAGACACATTTGGCTTTCTTGACGCGCATAAATGAGACGTCATGCAGagctagagagggggggggggggggggggggggggggggggggggggggggggggggggggggggggggggggggggggggggggggggggggggggggggctggggggttgaGGAGGCGGTGAATGAAATCGCTTGGAATTGGAACAGGAGCCAATGCATTAGTCAAACTCTCTactaggacagagagagagagagagagagagagagggagagagagagagagagagagagagagagagagagagagaaagagagagagagatgaaatgaaatatggagatgatgatggtggtggtggtggacttaGGGCAGAGGGAGTGATACATTATCCACGACATTAGAGTGTGAGACAAGGGCAAAATGACTGCATTTATGCTCCCAGGCAGCCCATGGAGAGGGACAGTGCAAGCAGATGagtaacacacacagatgccattTCAGCCACAGTCGCACCGCACAGTGGGCGTCCGCGCAgacctgctctgctctctccatgtctccacccacttcctgtctgtgtctgtccttttATGTCCTGTGCCCATACGAGGACACCACATCCTCCTGATGCTTTCAGGCCATATCAAAACGGACTCATGTCTACTCCCATTGTCCGCCTACATAGGCCCTCCcatcctccccccacccctcccttccatctctttctctcgtcgCCTCGTCTCTCCTCCTGGCTCTTCTTTTTCACcctctctatttctttccttctctatcCCTGTGACCACCTCTTATTTCTCACATTTCTCACAATATCCCTTACACGAAGAATAACTCTATATGTCACTATATTAAAAATATTTTAGACACAGCTTAAGCAATTCGACTGTctcagatgctctctctctctctctctctctctctctctctctctctctctctctctctctctctctaaaaaccaACAGCTTATTctgtatttgcacacacacacacacacacacacacacacacacacacacacacacacacacacacacacacacacacacacacacactcacaaacacatgggCTGTCCAACTTCCACGTGCAATGCTGTCTTTCCCCTCCCGCTCGTGCCCatgcactcagtcacacacacactgcctctgcaAAGgcacacaagtaaaaaaaaaaaaaagtccatgtACACCCGTGGTAGAACTCACGCGCCACACTCCACACGAATGGAACGGATGTTGTCGAAACCGCAGTCTTTGATGTTGCAGCACTCGAATGTAAACTCCTGGCACTTGCCCTGGAAGTGTTCCTGTTCAAACACGACGATCTGAGAGATGCAAAAGACGTCTTGTTTAGTGTCAGGTGTCTTGTCATCGTAATAGGATTTGTGTATcagcatgagagagaaaaaaaagaagaaaaaaaggttgtgtgtgtgtgtgtgtgtgtgtgtgtgtgtgtgtgtgtgtgtgtgtgtgtgtgtgtgtgtgtgtgtgtgtgtgtgtgtgtgtgtgtgtgtgtgtgtgtgtgtgtgagcatgagtgcaTACTTAAAGGAGCAAAGAAATTGCTTGCCTTCTACATAAAGAAGTGCTGCTTCTCTATGAACTCAAAGAAATTAGTTTGTGTCATTTCAGCCTCAcagatggtgtgtgtctgtgtgtgtgtgtgtgtgtgtgtgtgtgtgtgtgtgtgtgtgtgtgtgtgtgtgtgtgtgtgtgtgtgtgtgtgtgtgtgtgtgtgtgtgtgtgtgtgtgtgtgtgtgtgagagagagagtgtgtgagtttggtgtctgtgttggtgtctgtgttcatccatccgtgtgtgtgtgtgtgtgtgtgtgtgtgtgtgtgtgtgtgtgagagagagagagtttggtttctgtgttggtgtctgtgttcatccatctgtgtgcgtgtgcgtgtgtgtgtgtgtgtgtgtgtgtgtgtgtgtgtgtgtgtgtgtgtgtgtgtgtgtgtgtgtgtgtgtgtgtgtgtgtgtgtgagagagagagtgtgagtttggtgtctgtgttggtgtctgtgtccatccatccatgtgtgtgtgtgtgtgtgtgtgtgtgtgtgtgtgtgtgtgtgtgtgtgtgtgtgtgtgtgtgtgtgtgtgtaaacatttcagaaaataatgcaATAATGCACGAATTGGTAAGAGAGCAAAGCTGTCTCACCTTGAAACAGGGAGACATCCCCATGCCCATCCCAGACATGCCCATCCCTGACATGCCCATGCGATGGGTCATGTAGGAAT
This genomic interval from Engraulis encrasicolus isolate BLACKSEA-1 chromosome 16, IST_EnEncr_1.0, whole genome shotgun sequence contains the following:
- the cryba1l2 gene encoding crystallin, beta A1, like 2, which codes for MNKPTNSYMTHRMGMSGMGMSGMGMGMSPCFKIVVFEQEHFQGKCQEFTFECCNIKDCGFDNIRSIRVECGAWVGYDHSDFEGQQFILERGEYPHWDAYCGNLSYHVEWMWSFRPIYCASYQSSRMMIYEKENFLGRNSELCDDYPSLVAMGWCGNEVGSMHVMCGAFVCYEYPGYRGKQYIMECERHSGDYQCWRYWGSHCLTPKIQSIRRVQP